The genomic stretch GGCTGCATCGGCATGGGCCCGGTACAGATGCCGGGCTCACACATTCCGCCCCTCTGGTTCACACTATAAGAAGCAGGTCTCAAGTTTCACCCGCCAGCCGCCAGACGGTTAGCGTGCGCTTAGCGCGCTCCGGGTCCCGTCGCGGCGGGCAAACCAGTCGTCAAGAGAGTCGGCTGCATTCAGTACATGCTGACGCAGGAAGGCTGCGGCACCGATGGCATCCTTGCTGCGGCACAGCGCCAGCAGATGGGTGTGTTCGGCCTGGGCCCGGTCTGCAAAATTGGTCAGCAGAATCTGCATTCGCGTATAGCGATCGGTGCGGTTGTGCAGTGACTCGACCAGGGCCATGGTCTGCGGTCGTCCGGCAGCACGATACAGCGCGATATGAAAACGGGCATTCAGCGTGCCCCAGTGGGCAATGTCGTGTCGTGCCAGAGCCGTCTCGAATTCGGCCAGCGCGGCGGCCGCTTCGTCGATATCGGCGGCACACTGGCGCGGCACGGCGCGCAGCAGCAGATCGCTTTCGACCAGAGCACGGATATCGAGCAGTTCGCGTACATCATCCAGCGACAGCTCGGTCACCACCGCGCCGCGATGATCGAAAATCCGGACCAGCCCTTCGGCTTCCAGTTGCCGCAGGGCTTCCCGCACCGGCACGCGGCTGACGCCGAACTCCTGCGACAGGGCCTCCTGGCGCAGCTGGGTGCCACCGGTCAGGTCTCCGGTCAGGATGCGGTTGCGCAATGCCTCGGTCACGGCGGAGGTCAGGGTCTGGCGCGAAACACGCAGGTCGGGGGCGGTCATGGCGGTTTTGAGGGCAGTCGGAAAGGAAAGGGGACAGGCGGCAAGCGCACGATAGCGGTTGCCGCCTGCAGCGTCCAGCGCGGGTCAGTGCAGCGGCATGACCGGGCGGCAGGCCAGTGCGTCGTCGATGACGGCCTGCACCCGGACCCGTTCGTCACCGGTCAGTGGCAGCCGCGGCGCACGCACATGGCCGGTCCCGTAGCCGACCGCAAGTTCGGCCAGCTTGATGTTCTGCACCAGCTTGGTCGATACGTCGAGATGCAGCAGGGGGGCAAACCAGCGGTACAGGGCCAGCGCCTCGGCCAGACGGCCGGCGCGCATCAGCCTGTAGATGGCCACGGTTTCCTGCGGAAACGCGCAGACCAGCCCGGCCACCCAGCCCTGCACGCCGGCCGCCAGGCTTTCCAGCGCCAGGTCATCGACGCCGGTGAAGACGGCATAGCGGTCGCCGACGGCGTTGAAAATGTCGGTCACGCGGCGCACGTCGCCGCTGGACTCCTTGATCGCCTGGAATTTCGGCTCGTCGGCCAGCTCGGCCAGCATGTCTGGCTTGATGTCGACCCCGTAGGCGAGCGGGTTGTTGTAGATCATGACCGGCAGGTCGCTGGCCGCCGCCACGGCACGGTAGTGCACCAGCGTTTCGTGCCGGTCGGACAGATAGCGCATGCCCGGCAGCACCATCAGTCCGTGCGCACCCCGCTGCTGGGCGTCGGCGGCAAAGCGGCAGGCGTCACGCGTGCTGTTCTCGGCCACGGTGACCAGCACCGGCACCCTGCCGTCGGCCGTTTCCAGGGCGATCTGCAGGACATCGAGTTTTTCTGCAGAACTCAGTGTCGAGTTTTCCCCCAGCGACCCGACCATGACCAGCCCGTCGGCGCCACAACGGATCTGCCAGTCGTACAGTTTCTGCATCGCGGCGGCATCCAGCTCGCCGTCCGCGGTGAATTGGGTCGTGACGGCGGGAAACACGCCGGACCAGTGGATCGCTTTTTGCATGGGTTTCTCCTGTAGAGGGGCTGGCGGGGTCAGGGGGCGCCGCGGCCAGAGTCGGGCGCTCCATAAATTGTATACAATATTCAAAAATAATCAGCCGGATTGTCATCGCATGGGGGCGCTCAGGCGCAGGGCCGCTTTTTCCGGGGCAGAATGGCAAGAAATCCATCAGTTTTCGCGCGAAATCCCGTGCGGCAGAGGTCGTCGGCTACGGGAAAAAAGCCGGTTGCACTGTTTGACAGTATTTTGTATACAAATACGAAGACATACCCGACAAGGATGCGACGCATGGACCGGATGGTTTTCGAATGTATCGACGGGCATACCTGCGGCAACCCGGTCCGTCTGGTGACCGATGGTGCACCCGTGCTGAACGGTGACACCCAGGCCGCGCGGCGCGAGGACTTCCTGGCCCGTTTCGACCGGATTCGCACCGGGCTGATGTTCGAGCCGCGCGGGCACGGGCAGATGTCGGGTGCTTTCCTGTATCCGTCGACGCGGGATGACTGCGATATCGCCGTGCTGTTTATCGAAACCAGTGGCTGCCTGCCGATGTGCGGCCATGGCACCATCGGTGTGGTGACGATGGCGATCGAACACGATCTGGTGACGCCGCGCACGGCGGGCGAGCTGATGCTGGATACGCCGGCCGGTCCGGTGCGGGCACGCTATACCCGGAGCGGGGACAAGGTGACCTCGGTCCGCATCACCAATGTGCCGTCCTTCCTGTTCCGGCGCGATGTGCCCGTCGAGCATCCGGCACTGGGCCCGCTGACGGTGGATATCGCCTATGGCGGCAATTTCTATCCAATTGTCGACAGCCAGCCCAATTTCCGCGACATGGCCGACTACTCGCCGGCGCAGCTGATCGAATACGGTCGCACGCTGCGCGAGCTGATCGATCGCGATCATCCGGACATCGTCCATCCGCTGCATCCGACCATCCGCGGCGTGCGCCACGTGCTGTGGACCGGTGCGCCGCGCATGGCAGGATCGGATGCACGCAATGCCGTGCTGTACGGCGCTTCGGCCATCGACCGCTCACCATGCGGGACCGGTACCTCGGCCCGGCTGGCGCAGCGGGTTGCCCGAGGCTGGCAGGACCCGGCGCGGCCGTTCGTGCATGAAAGCATCATTGGCAGCCAGTTTGTTGCCCGGGTCGAGCAACTGACCGAAGTGGGGCCGCACGCGGCCATCGTGCCGAGCATCGAGGGCTGGGCCAGGGTCACCGGCTACAACCGCATCGTGCTCGATCCGGCGGACGATCCGTACGCCTTTGGCTTCGAGCTTGCCTGATGAACGCGCCGGGAACGACCCGTGGACAGGTCATCATCGTCGGCGCCGGCATTGTCGGCATCGGTGCCGCGCATGCGCTGCTGGATGACGGCTGGCAGGTGACGCTGCTCGAACGTCACCTGCCGGCGCGCGGGGCGTCATACGGCAATGCCGGCGCCTTTGCCGTCAGCGACATCATTCCCCTGTCATCGCCGGGCATCATTCGTCAGGTGCCGGGCTGGCTGCTGGATCCGTGCGGGCCGCTGGCAGTGCGCTGGCGCCATCTGCCGACGCTGGCGCCGTGGCTGTGGCGGTTTGTCCGGGCCGGCCACCCGGCGCGGGTCCGTACCCTGACCCGGGCCATGGCCGCGCTGCTGGGCCGGGTCGATGCCGACTATGCACCGCTGATCGCGGCAGCCGGACTGACGCCGATGTGGCGACGGCGGGGTTCGCTGAC from Microvirgula aerodenitrificans DSM 15089 encodes the following:
- a CDS encoding 4-hydroxyproline epimerase gives rise to the protein MDRMVFECIDGHTCGNPVRLVTDGAPVLNGDTQAARREDFLARFDRIRTGLMFEPRGHGQMSGAFLYPSTRDDCDIAVLFIETSGCLPMCGHGTIGVVTMAIEHDLVTPRTAGELMLDTPAGPVRARYTRSGDKVTSVRITNVPSFLFRRDVPVEHPALGPLTVDIAYGGNFYPIVDSQPNFRDMADYSPAQLIEYGRTLRELIDRDHPDIVHPLHPTIRGVRHVLWTGAPRMAGSDARNAVLYGASAIDRSPCGTGTSARLAQRVARGWQDPARPFVHESIIGSQFVARVEQLTEVGPHAAIVPSIEGWARVTGYNRIVLDPADDPYAFGFELA
- a CDS encoding dihydrodipicolinate synthase family protein → MQKAIHWSGVFPAVTTQFTADGELDAAAMQKLYDWQIRCGADGLVMVGSLGENSTLSSAEKLDVLQIALETADGRVPVLVTVAENSTRDACRFAADAQQRGAHGLMVLPGMRYLSDRHETLVHYRAVAAASDLPVMIYNNPLAYGVDIKPDMLAELADEPKFQAIKESSGDVRRVTDIFNAVGDRYAVFTGVDDLALESLAAGVQGWVAGLVCAFPQETVAIYRLMRAGRLAEALALYRWFAPLLHLDVSTKLVQNIKLAELAVGYGTGHVRAPRLPLTGDERVRVQAVIDDALACRPVMPLH
- a CDS encoding GntR family transcriptional regulator; amino-acid sequence: MTAPDLRVSRQTLTSAVTEALRNRILTGDLTGGTQLRQEALSQEFGVSRVPVREALRQLEAEGLVRIFDHRGAVVTELSLDDVRELLDIRALVESDLLLRAVPRQCAADIDEAAAALAEFETALARHDIAHWGTLNARFHIALYRAAGRPQTMALVESLHNRTDRYTRMQILLTNFADRAQAEHTHLLALCRSKDAIGAAAFLRQHVLNAADSLDDWFARRDGTRSALSAR